Proteins co-encoded in one Stomoxys calcitrans chromosome 5, idStoCalc2.1, whole genome shotgun sequence genomic window:
- the LOC106087477 gene encoding odorant receptor 45a-like: MWFLPKSSDALPSEERLHHYLFVQRYCFAGIGIDPTSLTKTVFNRLLAWIPMLCLFFLIFPLGLYALEYMKTDLSQMVIALSPMWQMILAVNKFFLFMWNREKIVRLVREVYFWTLKANDAELVILSDEIRIDIFISLLYCSSVCLSALLAVVSPFLTASIFAFKGYGFWDSLELPFKARYFVDPKMSIWSYALNYIWIFFAVYYAVHGTVAIDSLFSWFMRNISAQFRILNLRFKLAANIVDAEGKGNDRFHEEFKKSIIECIEYHRRVIDLVEKFNDVYRDLIFVKILISCVQMACLTFLFQQGGYLHTQIFNISFLITITIQLMLYCHGGQRIKEMVGISKIFIHRALIEKELLSIAEFFC, from the exons ATGTGGTTTCTACCCAAGTCTTCGGATGCCTTGCCATCTGAAGAAAGGCTGCATCATTACCTTTTTGTTCAGAGATACTGTTTCGCTGGCATTGGGATCGATCCAACTTCTCTTACGAAGACCGTTTTTAATCGTCTTTTAGCTTGGATTCCAATGCtatgcttgttttttttaatatttccttTGGGACTATATGCACTCGAGTACATGAAAACTGATCTGAGTCAGATGGTTATTGCTCTATCACCTATGTGGCAAATGATTTTAGCAGTCAACAAGTTCTTTTTATTCATGTGGAATAGAGAAAAGATTGTCCGCTTGGTGCGTGAGGTATATTTTTGGACACTGAAGG CCAACGATGCCGAACTAGTTATTCTGAGCGATGAAATTCGTATAGACATCTTCATATCGCTCTTGTATTGCAGTTCGGTATGTCTTTCCGCTTTATTAGCTGTAGTGTCCCCATTTCTGACAGCATCGATCTTTGCATTTAAGGGTTATGGGTTTTGGGATTCATTGGAGTTACCATTTAAAGCAAG ATACTTTGTGGATCCCAAGATGTCAATATGGTCGTATGCGTTGAACTACATATGGATTTTCTTCGCCGTGTACTACGCCGTCCATGGTACAGTGGCCATCGATTCATTATTCTCATGGTTCATGCGTAACATCTCGGCACAATTCCGTATACTGAATTTGCGCTTCAAACTGGCCGCTAATATTGTAGACGCTGAAGGAAAAGGAAATGATCGATTCCATGAGGAATTTAAAAAATCTATAATCGAGTGTATCGAATATCATCGTCGAGTTATTGATTTGGTCGAGAAATTTAATGACGTCTATAGGGACCTTATCTTTGTGAAGATTCTAATAAGTTGCGTACAAATGGCTTGCTTGACATTCCTATTCCAGCAGGGAGGATATTTGCACACCCAAATTTTCAACATTTCCTTCTTGATAACGATTACTATCCAACTGATGTTGTACTGCCATGGCGGTCAAAGAATTAAGGAAATGGTGGGTATATCAAAAATCTTCATTCATAGGGCTTTGATTGAGAAGGAGTTGCTCTCTATTGCAGAGTTTTTCTGTTAA